ACCCATAAGCGCAATAGGCTTAATCTTAGTGTTTTTGGCAAGTTGTAAGAATTCATCAAAAGAGATTAATGACTTTTTAGCAGATAAAAATTTACCTGTAGGTGTTGCCGAAAATATGAATCATGTGTACAAAGATTCTGGTAAAGTAACCAGTAGGTTAATCGCTCCTGTATTTTGGGATTTTAAAAACAGAAAGTTAAATCCATACTCAGAATTTCCAAAAGGAGTAAAAATAGTAAACATCAATAGAGTTTCAAGAGATTCAGTAACTATACTTGGCGATTATGCAATTAGTTATGAAAAAACTAGGGTTTCAGAAATTATTGGTCATGTAGTAGTTATTAATCACCTAAATGGAGTGATTTTAAATACCGATCAAATGTATTGGGATCAAAAAGAAAAATATTACTTTACCAAGAGTCCTTTTACTATTTATACAGAAACGGATACTCTAACAGGAGTAGGATTTGAGTCTGAAAGTAACTTAAGTAATTGGATATTAAATAATACACAAGGCGATTTTATCGTAAATCAAAAAGAGAAATAAAATGCACAAATTTTCAAAAATTATAGAGTGGGGATACTTAGCTTTAGGAGTTGTTTTTTTAGTAGAAGTATTTACCAATTGGAATACAGATAGACAAAAAGCAATTGTATCTATTTTATTTTCTGCTCTTGCTATTTTTATGTTTATTTTTAAACGTAGATTTAGAAAAAATCGCACAGAAAAATAAAAACCTATGGATTTAGAAATCCTTATAATTGTTGTTTCTATTCTTTTATCAGCTTTTTTTTCGGGCTTAGAAATTGCGTTTGTTTCTTCTAATAAACTGCAAGTTGCTTTAGAAAAGAAAAAAGAAGGATTAACATCAAAATTGTTGACCAAGTTAACAGAAAAATCATCAAAATTTATAACCACCATGTTGGTCGGTAATAATATTGCTTTGGTGGTGTATAGTTTTTATATGGGAAAAAAGTTGGTGACTTTGTTTCCGCAGGATATGAATGATTTTACATTACTATTACTACAAACTATTATTTCTACTTTGGTAATTTTAATTACTGCAGAGTTTTTGCCAAAAGCAATTTTTAGAGTTTATGCCAATGAAACATTAATCATATTTGCATTACCGGCATATTTTTTCTATTTGTTGTTTCACCTTATTTCTGGGTTTATAGAGCAAATATCTAATGGACTTTTAAAATTGTTTTTTGGAGCAGATGCAGATGAAAAAGATACTGAGTTTAGTAAAGAAGAATTAGGTCATTATATTGATAAACAATTAGAAATTGGTAAAAAAGATGACGAAGAAATTGATTCTGAAATTCAGATTTTTCAAAACGCATTAAGTTTTAATTCTGTAAAAGCACGTGAAATTATGGTGCCAAGAACAGATATTGAAGCTATTGAAATTCACGATAGAGTTAGTAAACTAAAACAACGTTTTGTAGATACAGGTTTTTCAAAAATTTTAATTTATAAAACCTCTTTTGATGATATTATAGGTTACGTTCATGCTTATGAAATGTTTAAAATGCCTAAAACCATTAAGTCCATTTTATTACCTGTTGAGTATATTCCAGAATCTATGATGATTAACGAGGTGCTAAACGTAATGATGAAAAAACGTAAAAGCATTGCTGTGGTGATTGATGAATATGGAGGAACCTCTGGAGTTATTACTGTAGAAGATATTATAGAGGAATTGTTTGGTGAAATAGAAGATGAACATGATAAAATAGCTTTAACTGATAAAAAGTTAGACGAAAATGAATTTGAATTATCAGGAAGGTTAGAGGTTGATTATTTAAATGAAACTTATGGATTAAATATTCCTGAGTCAGAATCCTACGAAACTTTAGGAGGATATATTATTGAAAGTATAGAAGATATTCCTCAATTGGGAGAAGAATTCCAAATTGATGGTTTTTTTATTAAAATAACACAAGTAAGTAACGCTAGAATAGAAGAAGTTTATCTAAAATCTAATTATTATACAGAGTAATTGTTTTTTTCTTTAAAAACAGTCTTTTTATTTCCTGATTTCAATTGAAATTGTATTTTAGCGGACAATCAAAAAATTACATATATAGAAATGGCAATATTATCAAAGATCAGAGATCGCTCAGGATTTTTAATCATCGTTATTGGATTAGCGATGTTTTCATTTGTAGTAAGTCCTAAAAACATTATAGACTTTTTTAGCAGTCAAAACCTAGATGCTATCGGAAAAGTAAATGATGAGGATATTTCATACAAAGAGTTTGCAACAAGAGTTGAGAACTTTAAAGCTCAAAACAGAAATGCTTCTGCTTATGGGGCTATGACTGTTGAGAACATGGTATGGGATCAAATGGTTAGAGAAAAAATTTATGAAACTAAATTAGCTCAAGCTGGTGTAGTTATTGGCGAGGGTGAAATTTGGCAAGCAATTATAGCAAGTAATGAAGTAGTAAACTCTCCTCAGTTTAAAGATAAAGATGGAAAGTTTAACGAAGATTTATTAAAAGCATACATTGCTGGTTTAGAATCAGACACTACTGAGCAAGGAAAACAATATTTACAAGGTTGGTTGGCATACGAAAAATCTGTGAAGCAAAGTTTGTTAACTCAAGCTTATAACTCTTTGGTTAATGTAGGTGTAGGAGTTACAGAAGCAGAAGCAATTAATGATTATGTTATCAACAACACTAGCGTTAGTGCAGATTATGTTTATTTGCCATTCTCTTCAATTCCTAATACAGATGTTAAAGTAAGTAAAGATGATGTAGCTGAATATATTAACGAGCACTCAAACTTGTATGAAACAGAAGCTACTAGAAACTTAAAATTGGTTAAGTTTTCTTTTACTGCCTCTCAAGAAGATGAAGATGATATTAAGCATGGTTTAGAGAGTTTAATTGCTGATAAAGAAGAGTACAGTAAAATTTCTAAGTCTACAGAATTAGTTAAAGGATTTAAAAACACAGAAGACGCAAAATTATTTGTAGAAGAAAGTTCTTCAGATTTACCATTGGTTGATAGATTTCAGTTCGAAGATGAATTACCAACAGTTGCTAAAGAAGATATCAAAAAGGCTTCTGTAGGTGATGTTGTAGGGCCATATAAGTTCTCTTCATACTATAAAATTTCTAAGTTGTTAGATGTTCAACAAATTCCAGATTCAGTTCAAGCAAGTCATATCTTAATTAACTTTATCGGATCTCAAGGAGCACAACCAACAGTAACTAGAACATTAGCTGATGCAGAAAAATTAGCAGATAGTCTTTTAACTGTTGTTAAAAAATCTTCTAAAAAATTCGGAACAATAGCTGAGAATTATTCTTCAGACCCAGGATCTGCTGCTAAGCAAGGTTCATTAGGATGGTTTGGATACAGAGCTATGGTACCAGAATTTAGAGATTACTGTTTTGAAAATAAAAAAGGATCTGTAGGAATTGTTAAAACAGCTTATGGATTACATATCATCAAAATAGAAGACCAAAAGAACTTTAGTAAAGCATATAAATTAGCAACTATTGCTAGACAAATTCAAGCTTCAGAAAAAACAGAAAATAAAGTTTTTGAACAAGCAGAGATTTTTGCTAACGAGTTAAGAAACGGAGGAGACTTTGAAGCTATTGCTAAAGAAAAAGGATATGCTGTAAGTCCAGTGAACGGATTAAAAGCTTTAGATGTTTACGTTGGTTCTGTGGGAGAAAACAGAAGAATTGTAAAATGGGCTTTTGATGAAGAAACAGAATTAAACGCTACTAATCGTTTTGATTTAGACGAAAAAGGTTATGCGGTAGTAATGTTAACTAACAAGCAAGAAAAAGGATTAATGTCTGCAACAAGCGCATTTAGTCAAGTTGAGCCAATTTTAATCAAACAAAAGAAAGCAGAACTTCTTGAAGAAAAAATGACAGCTGGTAGTTTAGAGGGTATT
Above is a genomic segment from Wenyingzhuangia fucanilytica containing:
- the lptC gene encoding LPS export ABC transporter periplasmic protein LptC, whose product is MRQKSNFIFFIKPISAIGLILVFLASCKNSSKEINDFLADKNLPVGVAENMNHVYKDSGKVTSRLIAPVFWDFKNRKLNPYSEFPKGVKIVNINRVSRDSVTILGDYAISYEKTRVSEIIGHVVVINHLNGVILNTDQMYWDQKEKYYFTKSPFTIYTETDTLTGVGFESESNLSNWILNNTQGDFIVNQKEK
- a CDS encoding hemolysin family protein, with product MDLEILIIVVSILLSAFFSGLEIAFVSSNKLQVALEKKKEGLTSKLLTKLTEKSSKFITTMLVGNNIALVVYSFYMGKKLVTLFPQDMNDFTLLLLQTIISTLVILITAEFLPKAIFRVYANETLIIFALPAYFFYLLFHLISGFIEQISNGLLKLFFGADADEKDTEFSKEELGHYIDKQLEIGKKDDEEIDSEIQIFQNALSFNSVKAREIMVPRTDIEAIEIHDRVSKLKQRFVDTGFSKILIYKTSFDDIIGYVHAYEMFKMPKTIKSILLPVEYIPESMMINEVLNVMMKKRKSIAVVIDEYGGTSGVITVEDIIEELFGEIEDEHDKIALTDKKLDENEFELSGRLEVDYLNETYGLNIPESESYETLGGYIIESIEDIPQLGEEFQIDGFFIKITQVSNARIEEVYLKSNYYTE
- a CDS encoding peptidylprolyl isomerase; its protein translation is MAILSKIRDRSGFLIIVIGLAMFSFVVSPKNIIDFFSSQNLDAIGKVNDEDISYKEFATRVENFKAQNRNASAYGAMTVENMVWDQMVREKIYETKLAQAGVVIGEGEIWQAIIASNEVVNSPQFKDKDGKFNEDLLKAYIAGLESDTTEQGKQYLQGWLAYEKSVKQSLLTQAYNSLVNVGVGVTEAEAINDYVINNTSVSADYVYLPFSSIPNTDVKVSKDDVAEYINEHSNLYETEATRNLKLVKFSFTASQEDEDDIKHGLESLIADKEEYSKISKSTELVKGFKNTEDAKLFVEESSSDLPLVDRFQFEDELPTVAKEDIKKASVGDVVGPYKFSSYYKISKLLDVQQIPDSVQASHILINFIGSQGAQPTVTRTLADAEKLADSLLTVVKKSSKKFGTIAENYSSDPGSAAKQGSLGWFGYRAMVPEFRDYCFENKKGSVGIVKTAYGLHIIKIEDQKNFSKAYKLATIARQIQASEKTENKVFEQAEIFANELRNGGDFEAIAKEKGYAVSPVNGLKALDVYVGSVGENRRIVKWAFDEETELNATNRFDLDEKGYAVVMLTNKQEKGLMSATSAFSQVEPILIKQKKAELLEEKMTAGSLEGIAKANNIKVESFSNVTLGAPTIPGVGIEPGVVSAAAVSKQGVLVNNIVGDKGVFAIVNKAVTVPEADATKVNVKTVNNMVKSTVSSQLYNGLKDESSIEDYRAARY